In Stieleria varia, one genomic interval encodes:
- a CDS encoding small basic protein, which yields MTLDRSLKVRAGAIKSRNVLTRAERVARLQELDKFNEKDSIVGMPKVRVVKVSLKKKKKVKKEDDK from the coding sequence ATGACTTTGGACCGCAGCCTCAAAGTGCGCGCTGGGGCGATCAAGTCGCGAAACGTGCTGACCCGTGCTGAGCGAGTCGCTCGCCTGCAGGAACTGGACAAGTTCAACGAAAAAGACAGCATCGTGGGAATGCCCAAAGTGCGAGTCGTCAAGGTTTCGTTGAAGAAAAAGAAGAAGGTCAAGAAGGAAGACGACAAGTAA
- a CDS encoding CsgG/HfaB family protein: MRFTAAGAFLLSVAFGCSLLADDARRWAVLSMDDQAQDVADLLTAELFQTESIQLVERADIELILNELKLSESGLTSSDQMLRVGNMSQADALLLLSASQENESSESDSESPKLRVRLVDSRTSIRLLDRLYVSSGGQFDIDQVTRDLQQSSSKLSLPADELQLISLMSIKSGEPGDTLTGFCHSMTTLVESGLFRVPNVIVLERSELTRLRQESRTSGLDLKLRASTRLLEISIRRDASREGTRPRILATCRIHSFDSGPVSTFEVDVPTDDATAVRSAIIESVLKRINSSEVVSSTVTAEQEAKEFDRRRRWLEKAYRPKEAAEMAEAALALAPTRDRIVAAIRNYSIWRHHYTNRSELPPEMPRYDELRFQLRELDQQKDKDTVKTDLSVVNQLYSYVGSPIAVGSEKDKSIRRGLRVEAQRGLANLQKAAADDPREMYQVLLDKLALLSVLSESEQQYVQQLPDVIAEVLQARKAASIEQDMLNPHYARLVMVSLSAIRKGLSIARGPIGREDQNSEWKERGFQRLNSILQQDEELALRVAKLTLDPLGINTRGAKRVEPDELVIATDELLCMIQSWEVPPPPQTRAFNDLPKDEHVRRAWFRRNNPDTYRFVEYLSREALGKIRTPEQRAGLLDRFLVRSELSGDPAELIAHRQTLQNVFVFCAPSEKLALAERIFNQLDRASSADEIEARSFRRQITKNLQGSQLLERESFSLRDASGVWQEYQTKKIVLSDIPPQNNQLLWLDIDQNADSGPGGEIVMGWSRKGNMSIERVGFGGGRPVKFGPDVPGTPQPFQPPMIAYGPEAMYIATNSAGFTILRANSIERVTQQEGAPSDSVLRLAWYRDRLFVAFRDAFAVYHPEKKTFELLASSLSIEPKNEIDGRGSFFITSLIPDETNGSLWMTIQDNAVPRDRNGFWRYQPKQNRFEKLSGSNVMQAHTDDRIFLRRSSQPMWAVVVKATGQLTDLEHYYQADPGPSLAYHRFVVDGDRIIGDTGSLLTPDGKQSKLPLDKNFRHLLRASQGIIADYDEREKVIWMLQRR; encoded by the coding sequence ATGCGATTCACCGCAGCGGGTGCCTTTCTATTGTCAGTGGCCTTTGGTTGTTCGCTGCTTGCAGATGACGCACGTCGCTGGGCCGTGCTGTCGATGGACGACCAGGCTCAGGACGTTGCCGATCTGCTGACCGCCGAGCTTTTTCAAACCGAATCGATTCAGTTGGTGGAACGTGCCGACATCGAACTCATCTTGAACGAACTGAAACTGAGCGAGTCGGGCCTTACCAGCTCAGATCAAATGTTGCGAGTTGGTAACATGAGCCAAGCAGACGCTCTGTTGCTGCTGAGCGCTTCCCAAGAGAATGAGTCGAGTGAATCAGACTCGGAGAGTCCCAAGCTTCGTGTGCGGCTGGTCGATTCCCGTACGTCCATAAGGTTGCTGGATCGGCTTTATGTATCCTCGGGCGGCCAATTCGATATCGACCAAGTGACGCGGGACCTGCAGCAGTCGTCAAGCAAACTGTCTCTACCCGCTGACGAACTGCAATTGATCAGTCTGATGTCCATCAAGAGTGGCGAACCGGGAGACACATTGACGGGGTTTTGTCACTCAATGACAACGCTGGTTGAGTCGGGACTTTTTCGCGTGCCCAATGTGATTGTACTGGAGCGGAGCGAACTGACGCGATTGAGACAGGAAAGCAGAACCAGCGGTCTGGATCTGAAATTGCGAGCCTCCACTCGATTGTTGGAAATCAGCATTCGACGAGATGCTTCTCGCGAAGGAACGCGGCCACGAATATTGGCGACGTGTCGCATTCATTCCTTTGACTCCGGTCCGGTGTCGACCTTTGAGGTGGACGTGCCGACGGACGATGCAACAGCGGTTCGTTCAGCCATCATCGAATCGGTGTTGAAGCGAATCAATAGCAGCGAAGTCGTATCGTCAACCGTGACTGCCGAACAGGAGGCCAAGGAATTTGACCGACGCAGAAGGTGGCTTGAGAAGGCATATCGGCCCAAAGAGGCTGCGGAGATGGCGGAGGCAGCTCTAGCACTCGCGCCGACACGAGACCGGATCGTGGCAGCGATCAGGAACTATTCCATTTGGCGTCATCACTACACCAATCGGAGTGAACTGCCCCCTGAAATGCCTCGCTATGACGAACTGCGATTTCAACTTCGTGAACTTGATCAGCAGAAAGATAAAGATACTGTCAAAACGGATCTGTCGGTTGTCAACCAATTGTATTCATACGTCGGCTCCCCTATCGCTGTCGGTTCGGAGAAAGACAAGAGTATTCGCCGCGGACTGCGCGTCGAAGCTCAACGAGGTTTGGCCAATTTGCAAAAGGCCGCTGCAGACGATCCCAGGGAGATGTATCAGGTACTGCTGGACAAGTTGGCTTTGTTGTCTGTGTTGTCTGAATCAGAGCAGCAGTATGTTCAGCAATTGCCTGATGTGATCGCCGAAGTTCTACAGGCGAGGAAGGCGGCGTCCATCGAGCAGGACATGTTGAATCCTCACTACGCGCGGCTGGTCATGGTGTCGCTTTCTGCCATTCGGAAAGGACTGTCCATCGCAAGAGGACCCATCGGTCGTGAAGATCAAAACAGCGAATGGAAAGAGAGGGGGTTTCAGCGGCTCAATTCCATCCTGCAACAGGATGAAGAGCTAGCCTTGCGAGTCGCAAAACTCACTTTGGATCCGCTGGGTATCAACACGCGTGGTGCCAAACGTGTGGAACCAGATGAGTTGGTTATCGCAACAGATGAACTGCTTTGCATGATTCAAAGCTGGGAAGTTCCTCCACCGCCGCAGACACGAGCTTTCAATGACTTGCCAAAAGACGAGCATGTTCGGCGTGCTTGGTTTCGACGAAACAATCCTGACACTTATCGATTTGTGGAATACCTATCGCGTGAAGCGTTGGGAAAGATCCGGACACCGGAGCAAAGAGCCGGGCTCTTGGATCGATTCCTCGTGCGTTCCGAGTTATCGGGCGACCCCGCTGAGTTGATTGCGCATCGACAAACACTCCAAAACGTCTTTGTCTTTTGCGCCCCATCAGAGAAGCTTGCGCTGGCGGAGCGTATTTTTAATCAACTGGATCGAGCAAGCTCAGCGGATGAGATCGAGGCTCGGTCTTTTCGTCGTCAGATCACAAAAAACTTGCAGGGAAGTCAACTCTTGGAACGTGAGTCTTTCTCGCTGCGAGATGCGTCTGGTGTTTGGCAAGAATACCAGACAAAGAAGATTGTGCTGAGCGACATTCCTCCTCAGAACAATCAATTGTTGTGGCTCGACATCGATCAGAATGCGGATTCGGGACCCGGTGGTGAAATCGTGATGGGATGGTCTCGCAAGGGGAACATGTCGATTGAACGAGTCGGATTTGGTGGTGGTCGTCCGGTGAAGTTCGGCCCGGATGTGCCGGGGACGCCGCAACCGTTTCAACCGCCGATGATTGCCTACGGCCCCGAGGCGATGTACATCGCCACCAATTCCGCTGGCTTCACCATTCTGCGAGCCAACTCGATTGAGAGAGTGACTCAGCAGGAAGGGGCGCCGTCGGACTCCGTTCTTCGTTTAGCTTGGTACCGGGACAGACTATTCGTTGCCTTTCGCGACGCCTTTGCCGTCTACCACCCCGAAAAGAAAACGTTCGAGCTGCTTGCGTCATCGCTTTCCATTGAGCCCAAGAATGAGATCGATGGCCGCGGCAGTTTTTTCATCACGTCGCTGATCCCTGATGAGACGAATGGTTCGCTTTGGATGACCATTCAAGACAACGCGGTGCCTCGTGACCGCAATGGTTTTTGGCGTTATCAACCTAAGCAAAATCGATTTGAGAAACTGTCCGGCAGCAATGTCATGCAGGCGCACACCGACGACAGAATTTTCCTTCGTCGATCGAGCCAGCCGATGTGGGCCGTCGTCGTCAAGGCCACCGGTCAGCTTACTGATCTGGAACACTACTACCAGGCCGATCCTGGTCCTTCTCTTGCCTACCATCGATTCGTGGTGGACGGCGACCGCATCATCGGCGACACAGGCAGCTTACTGACCCCGGATGGCAAGCAATCAAAACTGCCTCTCGACAAGAACTTTCGCCACCTGCTGCGTGCCAGCCAAGGAATCATCGCCGATTACGACGAGAGGGAAAAAGTGATCTGGATGCTGCAGCGCCGCTAG
- a CDS encoding sigma-70 family RNA polymerase sigma factor has product MSVGTMLSSSRKDSATRGGLPLKESASEPPEILFDDDFGDSSAAEALSASLPVPNESQARVPPRNLPAFLRHLWRVPLLTAAQEQHCFQLMNHAKHAALKAHELSRTCIGCVESHNDETRYNERALEIRNFLVESNLRLVVSIARKQATSGSEQFEELVCIGNAALIRAVELFDYQLGNRFSTYAYKAIQRAMFSDHRRTIRLKERRHPAGSTAIHEVIEDAGASDMAELDAAETRHQVLRLMEVLDERDRAIVMARFGMSEIREGNSFSAIAKEIGLSTTRTVQLFHRSMQKMRSLLKSNEKQMVI; this is encoded by the coding sequence ATGTCGGTCGGAACCATGTTGAGCAGTAGCCGGAAAGATTCAGCTACACGTGGCGGCTTGCCGTTGAAGGAATCAGCGTCGGAGCCACCGGAAATTTTATTTGACGATGATTTCGGCGATTCATCCGCTGCTGAAGCATTGTCAGCGTCGCTCCCAGTGCCCAATGAATCTCAGGCCCGAGTTCCGCCACGCAACCTGCCGGCCTTTCTCAGGCATTTATGGAGGGTTCCGCTACTGACGGCAGCTCAAGAGCAACACTGCTTTCAATTGATGAACCACGCAAAGCACGCTGCATTGAAAGCACATGAGCTGTCGCGTACGTGCATCGGCTGCGTCGAGTCCCACAACGATGAGACTCGATACAACGAACGCGCTTTGGAGATCAGGAATTTCCTCGTTGAATCGAATCTGCGGTTGGTTGTGTCGATTGCTCGAAAGCAAGCTACGTCCGGCTCCGAGCAATTCGAAGAATTGGTTTGCATCGGCAACGCAGCTCTGATTCGAGCCGTTGAGCTGTTCGATTATCAACTCGGAAATCGATTCAGCACGTACGCATATAAAGCGATTCAGCGAGCGATGTTCAGTGACCATCGGAGAACAATTCGTTTGAAGGAGCGTCGCCATCCGGCCGGTTCAACGGCCATTCACGAGGTGATCGAAGATGCGGGCGCGAGCGATATGGCAGAGCTAGACGCAGCCGAGACGCGTCACCAAGTGCTACGTTTGATGGAGGTCCTCGATGAGCGTGACCGAGCAATTGTGATGGCTCGTTTCGGGATGTCCGAGATCCGGGAGGGTAACTCGTTCAGTGCCATTGCAAAGGAGATCGGATTGAGCACCACCAGGACCGTGCAACTGTTTCATCGCAGCATGCAAAAAATGCGTTCATTGCTCAAGAGCAACGAAAAACAGATGGTTATCTGA
- a CDS encoding HlyD family efflux transporter periplasmic adaptor subunit: MSQNSSFRRVLGQALLSLVAIGVVSLTDTTVTSAQQALGTPLSTQQPAAAVQPASESEDRVEVLPTPEPDPAATKTATETAADTETDVVPESALVIPNAQLSLIQNAFIATPLPGVVSEVNVREGDRVKKDDVLLVLDSEQAMSELTAARAALRAARLRSENDVDRRYAQRTLAVRKTELLQSHEANEIYSGAVSDNEVQQLTLEVDQATLAIEQADHELEVAMADAIEKEAAVKIAETKVKQHTLRTTVGGLITQVDTEPGEWAEPGKPVVRIISLDPIRAECFIDGREQGTNLVGRSVRFTVPAGMRSSSDELVLTGKVVYVSPEIHPVTGQTRLWATLDNPGEKASVGMLGSLSIGQN; this comes from the coding sequence ATGTCTCAAAATTCTTCATTTCGCCGCGTCTTGGGCCAGGCCCTCCTGTCCCTGGTCGCGATCGGCGTTGTGTCACTCACGGACACGACCGTCACTTCTGCTCAGCAGGCCCTCGGCACTCCCCTGTCGACCCAGCAACCTGCCGCTGCCGTTCAACCGGCAAGCGAGTCCGAAGATCGCGTGGAAGTGCTGCCAACTCCCGAGCCCGATCCCGCGGCGACGAAAACAGCGACAGAAACAGCAGCGGATACCGAGACCGACGTCGTTCCTGAATCCGCCTTGGTCATTCCCAACGCCCAACTCTCCCTGATTCAGAACGCGTTCATCGCTACACCGTTGCCTGGTGTCGTCTCCGAAGTCAATGTGCGTGAAGGCGACCGTGTCAAAAAAGACGACGTGCTATTGGTGCTCGATTCCGAGCAGGCGATGAGTGAGTTGACCGCCGCCCGAGCCGCATTACGGGCCGCGCGTTTGCGAAGTGAGAACGACGTCGACCGACGCTACGCTCAGCGAACTTTGGCCGTGCGCAAAACTGAACTGCTGCAGAGCCACGAGGCAAACGAAATCTACTCCGGCGCCGTCAGCGATAACGAAGTCCAGCAGTTGACCTTAGAAGTCGATCAGGCGACCCTGGCGATCGAGCAAGCCGATCATGAGTTGGAAGTCGCAATGGCCGATGCCATCGAAAAAGAAGCCGCCGTCAAGATCGCGGAAACCAAAGTCAAACAACACACCCTACGCACCACGGTCGGCGGATTGATCACACAAGTCGACACGGAACCCGGTGAATGGGCGGAGCCGGGCAAACCCGTCGTGCGGATCATTTCACTCGATCCGATCCGCGCCGAATGCTTCATCGACGGACGTGAACAGGGAACGAATTTGGTCGGCCGTAGCGTCCGCTTCACCGTGCCGGCCGGAATGAGATCGTCCAGCGACGAATTGGTCCTCACCGGCAAAGTCGTCTACGTCTCCCCCGAAATTCACCCCGTGACCGGCCAAACGCGACTGTGGGCGACGCTCGATAATCCCGGCGAAAAAGCAAGCGTCGGTATGCTCGGCAGTCTTTCCATCGGGCAAAACTGA
- a CDS encoding S1C family serine protease, giving the protein MSIAIKRMTLSSVLGVFLSLAAFSASAQEMVDFRTAIDLSSNAVVQVDFAGDDLDDRIAMPRMRRADLMPQAILFGLADQPRFPRAGFAISGTTVVTPLPAAVTDVSVTTTDGAQYDGKVIVRDNVTGLAVVQLENASFISLPLDFNAAQAGLPVVASWIGSEGMISDAGMVASAPGASEPALGFTSSIDFGESMQAVGSPVVNANGSVVGVMVQGPSGGLHCVSATQVNRLIDASLGENPIDLKRGLVGIQFDSNEVVSVAGVSPGSAADTAGLKVGDQIVSINERRMDSVQQVLAAVAEARSGDSLSLVVQRGDEVLNKTLTLTEHPQQVAANPQPRVLGQRGGFKLQDGRLVPLDGDDAAVPVPQLPGGLQQWMADPNGQAMPPIFWGQPIEGLQVERSHLEDTLQDMKKRLDELNERLKDKDDKGGE; this is encoded by the coding sequence ATGTCAATCGCAATCAAACGAATGACTCTCAGCTCGGTACTGGGAGTCTTTCTCTCTCTAGCGGCATTCTCTGCCTCGGCGCAGGAAATGGTTGATTTCCGAACGGCAATCGATCTGTCCAGCAACGCAGTCGTCCAAGTGGACTTTGCCGGTGATGATCTCGACGATCGGATCGCGATGCCGCGAATGCGTCGCGCAGACTTGATGCCGCAGGCGATACTGTTCGGCCTAGCAGATCAACCTCGTTTTCCACGTGCCGGTTTTGCGATCAGTGGCACCACCGTTGTCACGCCACTGCCGGCGGCGGTCACGGATGTCTCGGTAACGACCACCGACGGCGCTCAGTACGATGGTAAAGTCATCGTGCGTGACAACGTTACGGGGTTGGCCGTGGTTCAACTCGAGAACGCCTCGTTCATCAGTTTGCCGTTGGATTTCAATGCCGCTCAAGCAGGATTGCCCGTCGTTGCGTCGTGGATCGGCAGCGAGGGCATGATCAGCGATGCGGGGATGGTTGCCAGTGCACCTGGTGCATCAGAGCCCGCACTCGGATTCACGTCGTCGATCGATTTCGGAGAGTCGATGCAAGCCGTCGGCAGTCCCGTCGTCAATGCCAATGGTTCGGTTGTCGGCGTCATGGTGCAAGGCCCGTCGGGTGGACTGCACTGCGTCAGCGCGACACAAGTCAATCGATTGATCGACGCATCGCTGGGCGAGAATCCGATCGACTTGAAACGAGGACTCGTCGGAATCCAGTTCGACAGCAACGAAGTCGTCTCGGTTGCCGGCGTTTCGCCTGGCAGCGCCGCTGACACAGCAGGCTTGAAAGTCGGTGATCAGATCGTTTCGATCAATGAGCGACGCATGGATTCCGTCCAACAAGTCTTGGCTGCGGTCGCGGAAGCAAGATCGGGTGATTCACTGTCACTCGTCGTCCAACGAGGTGACGAAGTCCTGAATAAAACGCTGACACTCACCGAGCATCCCCAGCAGGTCGCTGCGAACCCTCAACCACGTGTCTTGGGGCAACGTGGCGGATTCAAGTTGCAGGATGGTCGCTTGGTGCCGTTGGACGGCGACGATGCGGCGGTGCCCGTTCCACAGTTGCCCGGTGGGCTGCAGCAGTGGATGGCAGACCCCAACGGCCAAGCCATGCCGCCGATCTTTTGGGGCCAGCCCATCGAAGGCCTGCAAGTCGAACGTAGCCACCTGGAAGACACCCTGCAGGACATGAAGAAACGTCTTGACGAGCTGAACGAACGGCTCAAGGACAAAGACGATAAGGGCGGAGAGTAA
- a CDS encoding HPF/RaiA family ribosome-associated protein, producing MSISITDRGGLLSNQLRQLAERRLLFALSRFDSRIVGIDLVVTDENGPRGGIDKACRLSVYLRHANDVVISDKDADIAVCITRAAERAGRAVSRTIERSRSFDRLRPVLVESNTESSIADD from the coding sequence GTGTCCATTTCCATCACCGATCGCGGCGGGCTTTTGAGTAACCAGTTGCGGCAACTGGCTGAACGAAGACTGTTGTTTGCGTTGTCGAGGTTCGACTCCAGGATCGTTGGAATCGACTTGGTTGTCACAGACGAGAACGGTCCACGTGGAGGGATCGACAAGGCATGCCGTCTATCGGTCTATCTGCGGCACGCGAACGACGTGGTGATTTCGGACAAAGATGCAGACATTGCAGTCTGCATCACGAGAGCAGCCGAGCGTGCCGGTCGTGCCGTTTCTCGAACGATCGAAAGATCCAGGAGCTTTGACCGCTTGCGTCCCGTGCTCGTCGAATCGAACACCGAGAGTTCAATCGCCGATGATTGA
- the nhaR gene encoding transcriptional activator NhaR gives MVDWLNYHHLMYFWMVAKEGGITPAAEALHLSQPTLSTQIQKLEKSMGIKLFERRGRSMVLTEMGQMVFRYADEIFSIGNELTDAVRGRPSKDTLRLLVGVPDVLHKLVTYRILKPVLEMGERVKLVCYEGKMQELLADLAMHRLDVVLADSQLTPELNVKAFNHLLGQCDVTVFGTAAMAKKYSRDFPRSLDGAPMLLPTQNTLLRRSLEQWFDHQDITPDVAHEFEDSAVLKVFGQAGEGMIVVPTAISHDVANQYSLKPIGRIAEVVERFYAISVERRLKHPAVVAICESAREDLFSDET, from the coding sequence ATGGTCGACTGGCTCAACTACCACCATTTGATGTACTTTTGGATGGTCGCAAAAGAAGGTGGAATAACTCCCGCGGCAGAAGCGTTGCACCTCTCCCAGCCGACATTGAGCACCCAGATTCAGAAGCTGGAAAAGTCGATGGGAATCAAACTATTCGAGCGAAGAGGACGTTCGATGGTGCTCACTGAAATGGGGCAGATGGTCTTTCGATACGCTGATGAGATCTTCAGCATCGGAAATGAACTCACCGATGCCGTCCGTGGTCGCCCCAGCAAAGACACGCTTCGACTGCTGGTTGGTGTTCCAGACGTGCTGCACAAACTCGTAACGTACCGAATTCTTAAGCCGGTGCTTGAGATGGGAGAACGCGTGAAGCTGGTCTGCTACGAAGGCAAGATGCAGGAACTGCTTGCCGATCTTGCAATGCATCGACTCGATGTCGTGCTTGCCGACTCACAGTTGACACCGGAACTGAATGTAAAAGCATTCAATCACTTGCTCGGGCAATGCGATGTGACCGTTTTTGGGACCGCCGCGATGGCGAAAAAATATTCGCGTGACTTTCCCAGGTCACTCGACGGCGCACCGATGCTGCTCCCCACCCAGAACACTTTGCTGAGACGGTCGCTGGAGCAATGGTTTGACCATCAAGACATCACGCCAGACGTGGCTCATGAGTTTGAAGACAGCGCCGTATTGAAGGTGTTTGGGCAAGCAGGAGAAGGAATGATTGTCGTCCCCACTGCAATATCTCACGACGTAGCCAATCAATACTCGCTGAAGCCGATAGGACGGATTGCGGAGGTCGTTGAACGTTTCTACGCGATTTCTGTGGAACGACGCCTGAAGCACCCTGCCGTTGTCGCGATCTGCGAGTCCGCAAGGGAAGATCTTTTCAGTGACGAGACATGA
- a CDS encoding acyl-CoA desaturase yields MDTTSYPNAKSSSNLADEFSPGSSAAVETESAVEPTASNEQATDEAIDLAKSIGDPQRLPPPEETRPVRILWQYAGVLGFVHVVALLAFLPWTAGWLFTWSGLVFAVLGHFVFGMLGITIGYHRLLTHRGFTCPVWLEHTLAILGMCNLQDSPARWVAIHRMHHQHSDKQPDPHSPLVSFLWGHVGWVLVRHRDLDRTIHYERYVRDLLRDRFYLQLERRGGWFFVFLAHVSVIVMAGAIIGAVVSGGQFSEILRYAASYAVWAVAVRTVFVLHGTWAVNSIGHVFGYKNYKTRDESRNNWLVALWSHGEGWHNNHHAEPRSAAHGHRWWEFDMSWRVIQVLEFLGLAKDVVRPKAFSSEKQPS; encoded by the coding sequence ATGGACACCACCTCGTATCCAAACGCCAAATCCTCATCAAATCTCGCAGACGAATTTTCCCCGGGCTCGTCGGCAGCGGTAGAGACTGAGTCTGCGGTTGAGCCTACGGCATCAAACGAGCAGGCCACTGACGAGGCCATCGATTTGGCGAAGTCGATCGGTGATCCGCAGCGTTTGCCGCCGCCGGAAGAAACCCGCCCGGTGCGAATCTTGTGGCAATACGCCGGCGTGCTCGGTTTTGTGCACGTGGTCGCTTTGCTGGCGTTTTTGCCGTGGACTGCCGGCTGGTTGTTCACTTGGTCCGGACTCGTCTTTGCCGTCCTGGGACACTTTGTCTTTGGCATGTTGGGCATTACGATCGGCTACCACCGTCTGCTGACTCACCGCGGATTCACCTGCCCTGTTTGGCTTGAGCACACGTTGGCCATTCTGGGAATGTGCAACCTCCAGGATTCACCGGCGCGATGGGTCGCCATCCATCGAATGCACCATCAGCACAGCGACAAACAACCCGACCCGCACTCGCCTCTGGTCAGTTTCTTGTGGGGTCACGTCGGCTGGGTCTTGGTTCGCCACCGCGATTTGGATCGAACCATTCACTACGAGCGTTACGTGCGAGACCTGCTCCGCGATCGCTTTTACTTGCAATTGGAACGCCGTGGCGGTTGGTTCTTTGTGTTTCTGGCACACGTGTCGGTGATCGTCATGGCCGGTGCCATCATCGGGGCCGTCGTCAGCGGCGGGCAGTTCTCCGAAATCCTGCGTTACGCTGCCAGTTACGCCGTTTGGGCCGTCGCCGTGCGTACCGTTTTTGTGCTTCATGGCACCTGGGCGGTCAATTCGATCGGACACGTCTTTGGCTACAAGAACTACAAGACTCGCGATGAAAGTCGCAACAACTGGCTGGTCGCCCTGTGGAGTCACGGCGAAGGCTGGCACAACAATCATCACGCCGAGCCTCGCAGCGCCGCCCACGGGCATCGTTGGTGGGAATTCGACATGTCATGGCGAGTCATCCAGGTGTTGGAATTCCTCGGACTGGCCAAAGATGTCGTACGTCCCAAAGCGTTCTCGAGCGAAAAACAGCCCAGCTGA
- a CDS encoding RNA polymerase sigma factor: MTDSATIPIAADDGVSDKVHVPWKPIGRNPSGRNPIGRAVPGATTSADPCVDPVAMDQAWIEDHYPIVHRAAWTMTGDVWAAEDLAQETFVVALDCWNGFQGRSSRLTWLYGILLRLRQRRSRTLSRLQRRIETYAGLRPPQRAPDPIDEQMQTEWNASVWSLVRRLPKRQADAVTLRFAQQLTYQEIADAAGCSLGTAKSRVHEGLKKLRAHPECHDLMQQLSQQR, from the coding sequence GTGACCGATTCCGCGACGATCCCTATCGCAGCCGACGACGGCGTCTCCGACAAGGTTCACGTGCCGTGGAAACCCATCGGACGGAATCCCAGTGGACGGAATCCCATCGGACGGGCCGTCCCAGGGGCCACCACTTCGGCAGACCCATGCGTCGATCCGGTGGCGATGGACCAGGCTTGGATCGAAGACCATTATCCGATCGTTCATCGCGCAGCCTGGACGATGACCGGTGATGTTTGGGCCGCGGAAGACCTGGCGCAGGAAACCTTCGTCGTTGCACTGGACTGCTGGAACGGTTTCCAAGGTCGATCCTCGCGACTGACTTGGCTCTACGGCATCCTGTTGCGTTTGCGGCAACGCCGATCTCGAACGCTGAGTCGATTGCAGCGTCGGATCGAAACCTATGCCGGCCTGCGTCCGCCTCAGCGCGCACCCGATCCGATCGACGAACAAATGCAAACCGAATGGAACGCTAGCGTTTGGTCGCTCGTCCGCCGATTGCCCAAGCGACAAGCCGACGCGGTCACCCTCCGTTTCGCCCAACAACTGACTTACCAAGAAATTGCCGACGCCGCCGGATGCTCACTCGGCACCGCCAAAAGTCGTGTCCACGAAGGACTCAAAAAACTACGAGCCCATCCCGAATGCCATGACCTGATGCAACAACTCTCACAGCAGCGATAA